Proteins encoded together in one Anaerococcus murdochii window:
- the rny gene encoding ribonuclease Y has protein sequence MNPIVVLIIFVAFVLLAFYFGYLYRKKIGESVIGSAENLSRQIIDDANKQAEALRRETLIDAKDEISKLKSENEEMLNQTRNELNKREARLIKKEESLDNRSLLIDKKSDQISSDQKKLQQKEEKIDKLIEQQELELQNIAGLTNSEAKEIILARVKSETIHESARMIKEAEEKMKSESKKMATEILATTIQRFAPELVAENTVSVISLPNDEMKGRIIGREGRNIRAFEQASGVDLIIDDTPEAVVISCFEPVRREIAKVALEKLIQDGRINPSRIDEMLEKASDEVEARIIEDGEAAAETVGIINLHPQLIRLIGKMKFRTSYGQNILKHSVEVALLAGMLADEIGADSQLAKRGGLLHDLGKAIDQEQEGTHVALGVEAATKYGENKYVINAIESHHGDVEPNCVESILVQTADAISAARPGARRESLENYIKRLENLERIANSFEGVEKSFALQAGRELRILVKPEKISDDEMVVIAREIAKKIENELEYPGEIKVNLLRESKAIDYAK, from the coding sequence ATGAATCCAATTGTTGTTCTCATCATATTTGTCGCCTTCGTATTGTTAGCTTTTTATTTTGGCTATCTTTATCGTAAGAAAATTGGAGAATCTGTAATAGGTAGTGCTGAAAATCTCAGTAGGCAAATTATAGATGATGCCAATAAACAAGCAGAAGCATTAAGAAGAGAAACTCTTATTGATGCTAAAGATGAAATTTCAAAATTGAAATCTGAAAATGAAGAAATGCTGAATCAAACAAGAAATGAACTTAATAAAAGAGAAGCTCGTTTGATTAAGAAAGAAGAAAGTTTAGACAATCGATCTTTATTGATTGACAAAAAGTCTGATCAAATCTCTAGTGATCAGAAAAAGTTACAACAAAAAGAAGAAAAAATTGACAAGTTAATAGAACAACAAGAGTTGGAGTTACAAAATATCGCTGGACTCACCAATAGTGAAGCTAAAGAAATAATTTTAGCTCGAGTTAAATCCGAAACAATCCACGAATCTGCTAGGATGATTAAAGAGGCGGAAGAGAAAATGAAATCTGAAAGTAAAAAAATGGCTACAGAAATTCTTGCGACTACTATACAAAGATTTGCACCAGAACTTGTAGCTGAAAATACAGTATCTGTAATTTCTCTACCTAACGATGAGATGAAAGGCCGTATTATTGGGCGTGAAGGCCGTAATATTAGAGCCTTTGAACAAGCCTCAGGTGTTGACCTAATAATTGATGATACTCCTGAAGCAGTAGTTATATCATGTTTTGAACCAGTTAGACGTGAAATAGCAAAAGTCGCCTTAGAGAAGCTAATCCAAGATGGAAGAATTAATCCATCAAGAATTGATGAGATGCTAGAAAAGGCCAGTGATGAAGTTGAAGCTAGGATAATAGAAGATGGTGAAGCTGCTGCTGAAACAGTTGGAATTATCAATCTTCACCCTCAGCTAATAAGGTTAATCGGTAAGATGAAATTCAGAACATCTTATGGTCAAAACATCTTAAAACATTCTGTAGAAGTTGCATTACTTGCAGGAATGCTTGCGGATGAAATTGGCGCTGATAGCCAATTAGCAAAACGTGGTGGATTACTTCATGATTTAGGCAAGGCTATAGATCAAGAACAAGAAGGAACACATGTAGCTTTAGGTGTTGAAGCTGCAACTAAATATGGCGAAAACAAATACGTTATAAATGCTATAGAATCCCACCATGGTGATGTTGAGCCAAATTGTGTTGAATCTATATTGGTACAAACAGCGGATGCTATAAGTGCTGCAAGACCAGGCGCAAGGCGTGAAAGTCTTGAAAATTACATTAAAAGACTTGAAAACCTTGAAAGAATTGCAAATTCTTTCGAAGGAGTAGAAAAATCTTTTGCTCTACAAGCAGGTAGAGAATTAAGAATCTTAGTAAAACCTGAAAAAATCTCTGATGATGAAATGGTTGTAATTGCTAGAGAGATTGCAAAGAAAATTGAAAATGAATTAGAGTACCCAGGTGAAATTAAAGTGAACTTATTAAGAGAGTCCAAAGCGATAGACTATGCCAAGTAA
- a CDS encoding tyrosine recombinase XerC: MEEFIRPLLLNDYLNYLKSIKGLSESTIKEYAYDLDMFIEYQIIRKIYNNNEEIYKKDFDYNKVNFFIDSEFFEKLTIQDFYAFLSYLDNDKNDSATTRSRKISALKSFYKYMYSEIEIINTNVADKLRNPKISQRQPVYLTLSETEKLLETINQEKNTFLRVRDLAIVFTFLTTGMRLSELVSIDLSDVNKDRFNIIGKGNKERTVYLTKNCQDLINNYIVIRSEYLRNSSVDALFISTRKKRISNRAVQSTIDKYLAKAGFDTSIYSTHKLRHTAATLMYKYGDVDIRALKDILGHASVSTTQIYTHLDDEDLKKAVNKSPLSGLEF, translated from the coding sequence ATGGAAGAATTTATAAGGCCTCTATTATTAAATGATTACTTAAACTATTTAAAATCAATTAAGGGCCTTTCTGAATCTACAATTAAAGAATACGCTTATGATCTTGATATGTTTATAGAATATCAAATAATTAGAAAGATTTACAATAATAATGAAGAAATCTATAAAAAAGATTTTGATTATAATAAGGTTAATTTCTTTATAGATAGCGAGTTCTTTGAAAAGCTTACAATACAAGACTTCTATGCATTTCTTTCTTATTTAGACAATGACAAGAATGATTCTGCTACTACAAGGTCTAGGAAAATTTCAGCCCTAAAATCTTTTTATAAATATATGTATAGTGAAATTGAGATAATTAATACTAACGTTGCAGATAAGCTAAGAAATCCTAAAATTAGCCAAAGACAACCAGTTTACCTTACCTTAAGTGAGACGGAAAAATTACTAGAAACAATAAATCAAGAAAAAAACACTTTTCTAAGGGTTCGAGACCTTGCAATAGTCTTTACATTCTTGACTACCGGAATGAGGCTTTCTGAACTTGTTTCGATAGATTTATCCGATGTAAATAAAGATAGATTCAATATTATAGGCAAAGGAAATAAAGAAAGAACTGTTTATCTCACAAAAAACTGCCAAGACCTTATTAATAATTATATAGTAATTAGGTCTGAATACCTTAGGAATTCGAGTGTTGATGCCCTATTTATATCCACTAGAAAGAAAAGAATTTCAAACAGAGCTGTACAATCAACTATAGACAAATATTTGGCAAAAGCAGGTTTTGATACTAGTATCTACTCTACTCACAAACTCAGACATACTGCTGCCACACTAATGTATAAGTATGGCGATGTTGATATAAGAGCCTTAAAAGATATTTTAGGCCATGCTTCAGTCTCAACAACTCAAATTTATACCCACTTAGATGATGAGGATCTTAAAAAGGCTGT
- the epsC gene encoding serine O-acetyltransferase EpsC produces MISYNEYKEELIKNALEHDPALKSEEEAILFSAGIKALLSHYIAHNLYLEGKLYEAQEIAFKSRMETGIEIHPGAKIGRRCYIDHGMGVVIGETAEIGDDVLMYHSVTLGAVTNKKVKRHPTVGNNVMIGAGAVLLGNINVGDNCKIGANSVVLSDVPSDSTAVGAPAKIIPHKK; encoded by the coding sequence ATGATCAGCTATAACGAGTACAAAGAAGAATTAATTAAAAATGCCTTAGAGCATGACCCAGCATTAAAAAGTGAAGAGGAGGCAATCCTCTTCTCTGCTGGAATAAAGGCACTATTATCTCATTACATAGCTCATAACCTTTATTTAGAGGGTAAATTATATGAGGCTCAGGAAATTGCCTTCAAATCAAGAATGGAAACAGGAATAGAAATTCATCCTGGAGCTAAGATTGGCAGAAGGTGTTATATAGACCATGGTATGGGAGTTGTTATCGGTGAAACTGCTGAAATAGGTGATGATGTTTTAATGTATCATTCAGTAACCCTTGGAGCTGTAACAAATAAGAAAGTTAAAAGGCATCCAACCGTTGGAAATAACGTAATGATAGGTGCAGGAGCTGTTTTACTTGGTAATATTAATGTAGGGGATAATTGTAAAATTGGTGCAAATTCAGTTGTTTTATCAGATGTTCCGAGTGATTCGACTGCGGTAGGTGCACCAGCAAAAATCATTCCGCACAAAAAGTAG
- the cysK gene encoding cysteine synthase A gives MKNNPTQLIGGTPILKLNSLKKEGRADIYVKVEKNNLAGSIKDRIALYMIEEAEKSGKLKKGGTIVEPTSGNTGVALAALAAAKGYNLILTMPASMSIERAKLAMAYGAKVIRTTEGALQGAVDKAKELAEENGYFLPDQFSNPANIKAHYETTGPEILSEISPDAFIAGVGTGGTVTGTGRRLKEANPNTKIYAIEPAESPLLSGGKAAGHKIQGIGGNFIPKNLDFDILDGIVDVKSDDAINMSRQLAKDEALAVGISSGANVVGALEIADKLGEGKVVVTVLPDTGERYLSTELYDNDQL, from the coding sequence ATGAAGAATAATCCGACTCAATTAATTGGAGGAACTCCTATATTGAAACTTAACTCACTCAAGAAAGAGGGAAGAGCAGATATATATGTTAAAGTAGAAAAAAATAACCTAGCGGGATCTATAAAGGATAGAATTGCCTTATACATGATAGAGGAAGCTGAAAAATCAGGAAAACTAAAAAAAGGTGGCACAATTGTCGAGCCAACAAGTGGCAATACAGGTGTTGCTCTTGCAGCTCTTGCTGCAGCAAAAGGCTATAATCTAATCTTAACTATGCCAGCTTCAATGAGTATAGAAAGAGCGAAATTAGCTATGGCATATGGAGCGAAGGTTATAAGGACCACAGAAGGTGCCCTTCAGGGCGCTGTTGATAAGGCAAAGGAGCTCGCTGAAGAAAATGGATATTTCTTACCTGACCAATTTTCAAACCCAGCTAATATAAAAGCTCATTATGAGACAACAGGTCCTGAAATATTATCTGAAATAAGTCCAGATGCTTTTATAGCTGGCGTTGGTACAGGAGGAACTGTAACAGGAACAGGCAGAAGACTAAAGGAAGCAAATCCTAATACAAAAATATACGCAATAGAACCAGCTGAAAGTCCACTTTTATCTGGTGGCAAGGCTGCTGGCCACAAAATCCAAGGTATAGGTGGTAACTTCATTCCAAAAAATTTAGATTTTGATATTTTAGATGGTATTGTTGATGTCAAAAGTGACGATGCTATAAATATGTCTAGACAATTGGCAAAAGATGAAGCCTTAGCAGTGGGAATATCATCCGGTGCAAATGTTGTAGGTGCATTAGAAATTGCGGATAAATTAGGGGAAGGAAAAGTTGTGGTAACTGTATTGCCTGATACAGGAGAAAGATACCTATCAACTGAATTATATGATAATGATCAGCTATAA